In a genomic window of Saccharothrix sp. HUAS TT1:
- a CDS encoding FHA domain-containing protein, which translates to MTLRVCSPEGARSGVELDGGPVTIGRAAPDHAPDVALGPDPQRWVGRLHCTLDFADGMWSVTDNASVNGTLLRHGDVTERLQGRKRIQHGDALLILGDMDRDGSPLYWELTFLDPHTTRPAPFGSAAEVRHTGPSLRYDWVAARAYRRENGVETPITGLRPQGHQLLRYMAGRTTGGAAVACDHAELITALWGSREEWAPHRSYDRMDIAGVVRAVRRCIEVDPSNPRILETITGIGYRLNVDAGDSS; encoded by the coding sequence ATGACATTGCGCGTCTGCTCGCCGGAGGGGGCGCGCAGCGGTGTCGAACTCGACGGCGGCCCGGTCACCATCGGGCGGGCCGCGCCCGACCACGCGCCGGACGTGGCCCTCGGGCCCGACCCGCAGCGCTGGGTCGGCCGGCTGCACTGCACCCTCGACTTCGCCGACGGCATGTGGTCGGTGACCGACAACGCCAGCGTCAACGGCACGCTGCTGCGGCACGGCGACGTCACCGAACGGCTCCAGGGGCGCAAGCGGATCCAGCACGGCGACGCGCTGCTCATCCTCGGCGACATGGACCGCGACGGCAGCCCGCTGTACTGGGAGCTGACCTTCCTCGACCCGCACACCACCCGCCCGGCGCCGTTCGGGTCCGCCGCGGAGGTGCGCCACACCGGGCCGAGCCTGCGCTACGACTGGGTGGCCGCCCGCGCGTACCGGCGGGAGAACGGCGTCGAGACGCCGATCACCGGCCTGCGCCCGCAGGGGCACCAGCTGCTGCGCTACATGGCGGGCCGGACCACCGGCGGCGCGGCCGTCGCGTGCGATCACGCCGAGCTGATCACCGCGCTGTGGGGCTCGCGCGAGGAGTGGGCGCCGCACCGCTCGTACGACCGGATGGACATCGCCGGCGTGGTGCGGGCCGTGCGGCGGTGCATCGAGGTCGACCCGTCGAACCCGCGGATCCTGGAGACGATCACGGGCATCGGCTACCGGCTCAACGTCGACGCCGGGGACTCGTCGTGA
- a CDS encoding serine/threonine-protein kinase, producing MTLLNAGDRVSDTLVIDRLLGEGAFAEVHRVRHEYLGWQAMKLFKKVASKAETRAMLGEARLLSTLGHPNIIRFFEASTVQTPEGLRGFFTMEYVPGGNLERLAAAHRPAAPTDLVSEVVAQIAAGLAVAHDQDPPIVHRDLTLANILVGYDGAGMRVRVSDFGLAKRADPFTHLASAQGTYAFMAPEVLRNKGYSCASDVWSVGTIAYLLLTNRVPFDDGQPFSSYSLARFNKPLLPPSSYNDTVDGDLDRIVLAMLEVDPANRPATALELGAALRERRDRVARRSTGHDLAVTPPTERAQRLLDEAVAARPPSERARRLLDEALALSRVPGRLDRAADLLEEAVNLSPRIRGQHLHRLILWRRGVMM from the coding sequence ATGACGCTGCTCAACGCCGGTGACCGGGTCAGCGACACGCTGGTCATCGACCGCCTGCTCGGCGAGGGCGCGTTCGCCGAGGTGCACCGGGTGCGGCACGAGTACCTGGGCTGGCAGGCGATGAAGCTGTTCAAGAAGGTGGCCTCCAAGGCCGAGACCCGGGCCATGCTCGGCGAGGCCCGGCTGCTGTCGACGTTGGGCCACCCCAACATCATCCGGTTCTTCGAGGCGAGCACCGTGCAGACGCCCGAGGGGCTGCGCGGGTTCTTCACCATGGAGTACGTGCCGGGCGGCAACCTGGAACGGCTCGCCGCCGCGCACCGGCCCGCGGCGCCGACCGACCTGGTGTCGGAGGTGGTGGCCCAGATCGCGGCGGGTCTCGCGGTCGCGCACGACCAGGACCCGCCGATCGTGCACCGGGACCTGACCCTGGCCAACATCCTGGTCGGCTACGACGGCGCGGGCATGCGGGTCCGGGTCAGCGACTTCGGCCTGGCCAAGCGGGCGGACCCGTTCACGCACCTGGCCAGCGCGCAGGGCACCTACGCGTTCATGGCGCCGGAAGTGCTGCGCAACAAGGGCTACTCGTGCGCCAGCGACGTGTGGTCGGTCGGCACGATCGCGTACCTGCTGCTCACCAACCGCGTCCCGTTCGACGACGGGCAGCCGTTCTCGTCCTACTCGCTGGCGCGGTTCAACAAGCCGCTGCTGCCGCCGAGCAGCTACAACGACACGGTCGACGGCGACCTGGACCGGATCGTGCTGGCCATGCTGGAGGTGGACCCGGCCAACCGCCCGGCCACGGCCCTGGAGCTGGGCGCGGCGCTGCGCGAACGCCGGGACCGGGTTGCCCGCCGGTCGACCGGGCACGACCTGGCGGTCACACCGCCGACCGAGCGCGCGCAGCGGCTGCTGGACGAGGCGGTCGCCGCCCGCCCGCCGTCCGAGCGCGCGCGGCGGCTGCTGGACGAGGCGCTGGCGCTGTCCCGCGTCCCCGGCCGCCTCGACCGCGCCGCCGACCTGCTCGAAGAGGCGGTCAACCTCTCGCCCCGCATCCG
- a CDS encoding PP2C family serine/threonine-protein phosphatase, with protein sequence MIECAARTRTGRLHDENQDRLAANPESGTFAVVDGMGGLADAAATAQVVVDLLPRASERVPALRGPDAAPAVAEAVAELSARVRSGARTGPGTTGAAVALLIVRDGLALVAHLGDSRVYLARDGLVRRLTEDHARDGQLTGFVGMAGAVVPGVSLHELVAGDRILLCTDGLTNSVDDGALAAVLTSADGLEAACARLVDAAADSGAVDDISVIAVQFGARGSR encoded by the coding sequence GTGATCGAGTGCGCGGCGCGGACGCGGACGGGCCGCCTGCACGACGAGAACCAGGACCGGCTGGCCGCGAACCCGGAGAGCGGCACGTTCGCCGTGGTCGACGGCATGGGCGGGCTGGCGGACGCGGCGGCCACCGCCCAGGTCGTGGTCGACCTCCTCCCCCGCGCCTCGGAGCGGGTGCCGGCGCTGCGCGGCCCGGACGCGGCGCCCGCCGTCGCCGAGGCGGTGGCCGAGCTGAGCGCGCGGGTCCGGTCGGGCGCGCGGACCGGGCCGGGCACGACCGGCGCCGCGGTCGCGCTGCTGATCGTGCGCGACGGCCTGGCGCTGGTGGCGCACTTGGGCGACAGCCGCGTCTACCTGGCCCGCGACGGGCTGGTCCGGCGGCTCACCGAGGACCACGCCCGGGACGGCCAGCTGACCGGGTTCGTCGGCATGGCGGGCGCGGTCGTGCCCGGTGTCTCGCTGCACGAGCTGGTCGCGGGCGACCGCATCCTGCTCTGCACAGACGGCCTGACCAACAGCGTGGACGACGGCGCGCTCGCGGCGGTGCTCACCTCCGCCGACGGCCTGGAGGCGGCCTGCGCCCGGCTGGTCGACGCCGCCGCCGACTCCGGCGCGGTGGACGACATCTCGGTGATCGCGGTGCAGTTCGGGGCAAGGGGGTCGCGATGA
- a CDS encoding septum formation family protein, whose amino-acid sequence MGDPVKAGLAEAATPRLYRRNAFRVTGLPTDADRPTARRLRNKVTSMLEVGADVDLGHDLDVDAAEVARAFDLVLGDPRRRLVDELFWLWDTGSATCGCAQSVHRDHDEAVRAHSRALDLEARDELTDDELDELEQLWPEAGRLWGRALRRAAFWDHVRHRVAALDDRQLDESVVDLLRDEMPVVLLAPLVQLAAAADADRGWLADRVREWPAPAGLADDLLERAAEPLYEEVRAHLKDASDELAADDPAAAAAIVSDVVLDLLDQLDDLAPPDRHRRTASIRDDTAIALNNCATKLVETVGSKGAGNARKWLGTAAELARDPQAVTLIERNQAAITELADAMAMIRKQVRELVALGRRDIARRMLKQVRARAAGMAGAEEIDEMLRDLGVHVPAPRQPRWSEPARGRTGWDGVKRLFIGVWRAVALLLFAALVLAGVRWVFGDDGTVDLFSHASSGNAPVGTCVATEDGWEGDKRQVPSVPCEEQHWGEVLAYVPVGDNPSTHPGDEVVRQRAGYECAWSQARQDLPFDTYTTRYAYPGEDSWNDGGKSSENYATCVVHRVDNAPLAAHNLVDADRERADDLTLTRDLHSIDIGSNPPVGSCVADKGNLDTNAHEVAFARCDRPHWGEVIGYPVLYRPEEQWPGDAAVYAAADAACLRAAVDLGLDAAYHYHTTWPGSSWWTDTPDKPKYAACTASRADGTPVQGSLK is encoded by the coding sequence GTGGGCGACCCGGTGAAGGCGGGCCTGGCGGAGGCCGCGACCCCTCGGCTGTACCGGCGCAACGCGTTCCGGGTGACCGGGCTGCCGACCGACGCGGACCGGCCGACGGCGCGGCGGCTGCGCAACAAGGTCACCTCGATGCTCGAAGTCGGCGCGGACGTCGACCTGGGTCACGACCTGGACGTGGACGCGGCCGAGGTGGCGCGGGCGTTCGACCTGGTCCTGGGCGACCCGCGGCGACGGCTGGTGGACGAGCTGTTCTGGCTGTGGGACACCGGCAGCGCGACGTGCGGGTGCGCGCAGTCGGTGCACCGCGACCACGACGAGGCAGTCCGGGCGCACAGCCGGGCGCTGGACCTGGAGGCCCGCGACGAGCTGACCGACGACGAGCTGGACGAGCTGGAGCAGCTGTGGCCCGAGGCCGGCCGGCTGTGGGGCCGGGCGCTGCGCCGGGCCGCGTTCTGGGACCACGTCCGGCACCGCGTCGCCGCGCTGGACGACCGGCAGCTGGACGAGTCGGTGGTGGACCTGCTGCGCGACGAGATGCCGGTCGTGCTGCTCGCACCGCTGGTCCAGCTCGCCGCGGCGGCCGACGCCGACCGGGGCTGGCTGGCCGACCGGGTCCGCGAGTGGCCGGCGCCCGCCGGTCTGGCCGACGACCTGCTGGAGCGGGCCGCCGAACCCCTCTACGAGGAGGTCCGCGCCCACCTGAAGGACGCTTCGGACGAACTCGCGGCCGACGACCCGGCCGCCGCCGCGGCGATCGTCTCCGACGTCGTGCTGGACCTGCTCGACCAGCTCGACGACCTGGCGCCGCCCGACCGGCACCGGCGCACGGCGAGCATCCGCGACGACACCGCCATCGCGCTCAACAACTGCGCCACCAAGCTGGTCGAAACGGTCGGCTCGAAGGGCGCCGGGAACGCCCGGAAGTGGCTGGGGACCGCGGCCGAGCTGGCCCGCGACCCGCAGGCGGTCACGCTGATCGAGCGCAACCAGGCCGCGATCACCGAGCTGGCCGACGCCATGGCGATGATCCGCAAGCAGGTCCGCGAGCTGGTCGCGCTCGGCCGCCGGGACATCGCCAGGCGGATGCTCAAGCAGGTGCGGGCGCGGGCGGCGGGCATGGCGGGCGCCGAGGAGATCGACGAGATGCTGCGCGACCTGGGCGTGCACGTCCCCGCGCCGAGGCAACCGCGGTGGTCCGAGCCCGCACGCGGCCGCACCGGCTGGGACGGCGTCAAGCGGCTGTTCATCGGCGTGTGGCGCGCGGTCGCCCTGCTGCTCTTCGCGGCCCTGGTCCTCGCGGGTGTGCGCTGGGTGTTCGGCGACGACGGCACGGTCGACCTGTTCTCCCACGCCTCCTCGGGGAACGCCCCGGTGGGCACGTGCGTCGCGACCGAGGACGGCTGGGAGGGCGACAAGCGGCAGGTGCCGTCGGTGCCGTGCGAGGAGCAGCACTGGGGCGAGGTCCTGGCCTACGTCCCGGTCGGGGACAACCCGTCGACGCACCCCGGTGACGAAGTGGTCCGGCAGCGGGCCGGCTACGAGTGCGCGTGGAGCCAGGCCCGGCAGGACCTGCCGTTCGACACCTACACCACCCGCTACGCCTATCCCGGCGAGGACTCGTGGAACGACGGCGGCAAGAGCTCCGAGAACTACGCCACGTGCGTCGTGCACCGGGTCGACAACGCGCCGCTGGCCGCGCACAACCTGGTCGACGCCGACCGCGAGCGGGCCGACGACCTCACCCTCACCAGGGACCTGCACAGCATCGACATCGGGTCGAACCCTCCCGTGGGCTCCTGCGTGGCGGACAAGGGGAACCTGGACACCAACGCGCACGAGGTCGCCTTCGCCCGGTGCGACCGGCCGCACTGGGGCGAGGTCATCGGCTACCCGGTGCTGTACCGGCCGGAGGAGCAGTGGCCGGGCGACGCCGCCGTGTACGCCGCCGCCGACGCGGCCTGCCTGCGGGCCGCGGTCGACCTGGGGCTGGACGCCGCGTACCACTACCACACGACGTGGCCGGGTTCGAGCTGGTGGACCGACACCCCGGACAAGCCGAAGTACGCCGCGTGCACCGCGAGCAGGGCCGACGGCACGCCGGTTCAGGGCAGCCTCAAATGA
- a CDS encoding carboxymuconolactone decarboxylase family protein produces MAHIDLGLDETLFPGITGPMRFRPETAKPLNELAEVLLRAPNSLPAGERELIAAYVSGLNECTFCCSSHSAFAAAQLHEGMTLVQQVRADLDAAPIGDKLRALLRIAGAVQESGRKVTSDLVEQARAQGATDVEIHDTVLIAAAFCMFNRYVDGLGTFAPTEPGAYDASAQRIVEQGYVGSV; encoded by the coding sequence ATGGCGCACATCGACCTCGGCTTGGACGAGACCCTGTTCCCCGGCATCACGGGCCCGATGAGGTTCCGACCCGAGACGGCCAAGCCGCTCAACGAGCTGGCCGAGGTCCTGCTGCGCGCGCCGAACTCACTGCCCGCCGGCGAGCGGGAGCTGATCGCGGCTTACGTGTCCGGGCTGAACGAGTGCACGTTCTGCTGCAGCTCGCACTCGGCGTTCGCCGCCGCGCAGCTGCACGAGGGCATGACGCTGGTGCAGCAGGTGCGGGCGGACCTCGACGCCGCGCCGATCGGGGACAAGCTGCGCGCGCTGCTGCGGATCGCGGGCGCGGTGCAGGAGTCCGGCCGCAAGGTCACCTCGGACCTGGTCGAGCAGGCCCGCGCGCAGGGCGCCACCGACGTCGAGATCCACGACACCGTGCTGATCGCGGCGGCGTTCTGCATGTTCAACCGGTACGTCGACGGCCTCGGCACGTTCGCGCCGACCGAGCCGGGCGCCTACGACGCGTCCGCGCAGCGGATCGTCGAGCAGGGCTACGTCGGGTCGGTCTAG
- a CDS encoding amino acid permease — protein MADDVNGGLRRQLTSRQIGMISLGGTIGTGLFLGSGLAISMAGPAVVLVYLVGALAAVALVYAVAEMVVVHPEAGGFGAVATRYAGPLTGYVQRWCYWATQVITVGGEVVAAGLYVRYWWPQVPLWTSVCLFSLAILAVNFAAVRLFGEVEYWFAMVKVTALVVFLVLGGLYVVFGLPGQNAVGLSAWTAHGGFMPNGLVGVLLAVTVATFSYGGVESVAMTAAESRSPGRDIPRAARRVVLRLSLFYVLATGIIVAIVPWTRAASVDGIAESPFVTLFASIGVPAAAGVMNLVILTAALSAANTTLYLASRTMHSLALDRYAPPVLAAVTERGTPVNAVLASTAGLGAAAVAAALSPDAAFPVLLGIAMFSGMVAWMLIFVSHLAFRRARRDLPPSPIRLPGAPLTTVLSLLYVVLVLAATAFTEAFGPAWKVGVPFVALVLLSYPLVRLRRRAAVAAEDR, from the coding sequence TTGGCGGACGACGTGAACGGCGGGTTGCGCCGGCAGCTGACGAGCAGGCAGATCGGCATGATCTCGCTCGGCGGCACGATCGGCACCGGGTTGTTCCTCGGCTCCGGGCTGGCGATCTCGATGGCGGGCCCGGCCGTGGTGCTGGTGTACCTGGTCGGCGCGCTGGCGGCGGTCGCGCTGGTGTACGCGGTGGCCGAGATGGTCGTGGTGCACCCGGAGGCGGGCGGGTTCGGCGCGGTCGCCACGAGGTACGCCGGACCGCTCACCGGGTACGTGCAGCGCTGGTGCTACTGGGCCACCCAGGTGATCACGGTCGGCGGCGAGGTGGTCGCGGCCGGCCTGTACGTCCGGTACTGGTGGCCGCAGGTGCCCCTGTGGACGTCGGTGTGCCTGTTCTCGCTGGCGATCCTGGCGGTCAACTTCGCCGCCGTGCGGTTGTTCGGCGAGGTCGAGTACTGGTTCGCGATGGTCAAGGTGACGGCCCTGGTCGTGTTCCTGGTGCTGGGCGGGCTGTACGTGGTGTTCGGGCTGCCGGGGCAGAACGCGGTCGGGCTGTCGGCGTGGACCGCGCACGGCGGGTTCATGCCCAACGGGCTGGTCGGCGTGCTGCTGGCGGTGACGGTGGCGACGTTCAGCTACGGCGGCGTGGAGTCGGTGGCCATGACGGCCGCCGAGTCGCGCAGCCCGGGCCGGGACATCCCGCGCGCGGCCCGGCGGGTGGTGCTGCGCCTGTCCCTGTTCTACGTGCTGGCCACCGGGATCATCGTGGCGATCGTGCCGTGGACGCGGGCCGCCTCGGTGGACGGGATCGCGGAGAGCCCGTTCGTGACGCTGTTCGCCTCGATCGGCGTGCCCGCCGCGGCGGGGGTGATGAACCTGGTCATCCTCACCGCCGCGCTGTCCGCCGCGAACACCACGCTCTACCTCGCCTCGCGGACCATGCACTCGTTGGCGCTGGACCGCTACGCGCCGCCCGTGCTCGCCGCCGTGACCGAGCGGGGCACCCCGGTGAACGCGGTGCTCGCGTCGACCGCGGGCCTGGGCGCCGCCGCCGTGGCCGCCGCGCTGTCACCGGACGCGGCTTTCCCGGTGCTGCTGGGCATCGCGATGTTCAGCGGCATGGTGGCGTGGATGCTGATCTTCGTCAGCCACCTCGCGTTCCGCCGCGCGCGCCGGGACCTGCCGCCGTCGCCGATCCGGCTGCCCGGCGCGCCGCTGACGACCGTGCTGAGCCTGCTGTACGTGGTGCTGGTGCTGGCCGCGACGGCGTTCACCGAGGCGTTCGGCCCGGCGTGGAAGGTCGGCGTGCCGTTCGTGGCGCTGGTGCTGCTGTCCTACCCGCTGGTCCGGCTGCGCCGCCGGGCCGCCGTGGCGGCCGAGGACCGGTAG